From a single Lolium rigidum isolate FL_2022 chromosome 7, APGP_CSIRO_Lrig_0.1, whole genome shotgun sequence genomic region:
- the LOC124670239 gene encoding peroxidase 2-like, translating into MAASFELVILVTCSLLLAGACRGAPDTELQVGYYQDTCPKAEAIVRAAVSDAVAEDAGIGAGLIRLLFHDCFVQGCDASVLLDPTKKNPFPEKLGAPNVHSLRGFEAIDAAKFALEDACPGVVSCADVVAFAARDASYLLSGYRVDFDMPAGRFDGRRSNASDTVPSLPAPSANLAQLIDNFAAKGLDAEDMVVLSGAHSVGHARCSSFAGDRLGAGADIDPSFARSLRRRCNDTSEVEDPMVSQDPVTPAELDGQFYRNVLKGRVLLASDAALMETKEAARMVRESAGVSGRWEKKFGQAMVKMAGIEVKKAGRRGEIRTNCRLVN; encoded by the exons ATGGCTGCCAGTTTTGAGCTAGTGATCCTGGTCACATGCTCGTTGCTCCTAGCCGGGGCGTGCCGCGGCGCCCCCGATACCGAGCTGCAGGTCGGGTACTACCAGGACACGTGCCCTAAGGCGGAGGCCATCGTGAGGGCCGCCGTCAGCGACGCCGTCGCCGAGGACGCCGGCATCGGCGCTGGCCTCATCCGGCTACtcttccacgactgcttcgttCAG GGCTGTGACGCGTCGGTGCTGCTGGACCCGACGAAGAAGAACCCTTTCCCGGAGAAGCTGGGCGCGCCCAACGTCCACAGCCTGCGTGGCTTCGAGGCGATCGACGCGGCCAAGTTCGCGCTGGAGGACGCCTGCCCCGGCGTCGTCTCCTGCGCCGACGTCGTCGCCTTCGCAGCCCGCGACGCCTCCTACCTGCTCAGCGGTTACCGCGTCGACTTCGACATGCCGGCGGGCCGCTTCGACGGGCGGCGCTCAAATGCCTCCGACACGGTCCCCTCCCTTCCGGCGCCGTCTGCAAACCTCGCCCAGCTCATCGACAACTTCGCCGCCAAGGGGCTGGACGCCGAAGACATGGTGGTGCTCTCCGGCGCGCACTCCGTCGGCCACGCGCGCTGCTCCTCCTTCGCTGGGGACCGACTCGGCGCCGGCGCTGACATCGACCCGTCGTTCGCGAGGTCGCTCCGGAGGCGGTGCAACGACACCAGCGAGGTAGAGGACCCGATGGTGAGCCAAGACCCGGTGACCCCGGCGGAGCTGGACGGCCAGTTCTACCGTAACGTGTTGAAGGGTAGGGTGCTGTTGGCGTCGGACGCCGCGCTCATGGAGACCAAGGAGGCGGCGCGGATGGTGCGGGAGAGCGCGGGCGTCAGCGGTAGGTGGGAGAAGAAGTTCGGGCAGGCCATGGTGAAGATGGCCGGCATCGAGGTGAAGAAGGCCGGCCGACGCGGCGAGATCAGGACGAACTGCAGGCTCGTCAACTAG